CAGCCCAACGCCATGGGCGGCCGCGAGGTCGGCGGCCTCGCCAACATGCTGGCCGCCCATATGGGCTTCACGCCGCCCGACATCGATCGCGTCAGGCGGTTCTGGAAGGCGCCACGCATTGCGACCCATGAAGGGTTGAAGGCGGTGCAATTGTTCGAGGCCATCCACCGCGGCGAGGTCAAAGCGCTCTGGGTGATGGGCACCAACCCTGCGGTGTCGCTGCCCGATGCCGACTTCGTGCGCGAGGCGCTGAAGAAGCTCGAGCTGTTCGTGGTCTCGGAGAACGTGCTCTCCAACGACACGGTGGAGGCGGGCCCGCACGTGCTGCTGCCGGCACTCGCCTGGGGCGAGAAATCGGGCACGGTGACCAATTCCGAACGCCGCATCTCGCGCCAACGCTCATTCCTGCCGGCGCCGGGCGAGGCGCGCCCGGACTGGTGGATCCTCAGCGAGACCGCAAAACGTCTCGGCTTCGGCGACAGCTTCAACTACAAATCGGCCGCCGAGATTTTCCGCGAGCATGCATCGCTCTCGGCCTTCGAGAACGATGGCAGCCGCGATTTCGACATTGGCGCGCTGACCTCGCTGTCCGACGAAGCCTTCGATGCCTTGAAGCCGGTGCAATGGCCGGTGCGGGAGGGCGGGGAGCCCGGTGCGCGCTTCTTCGCACAGGGCGGCTTCTTCACCAATGACGGCAAGGGCCGCTTCGTCGCGCCGGACGTGCCGGCCTTGCGCGGCGAGACCGGCGCATCGCGCCCCCTCAGGCTCAACACCGGACGCATTCGCGACCAGTGGCACACCATGACGCGGACCGGCCTCAGCCAACGGCTGGGCGCGCATCTGCCCGAACCGTTCGTCGAGATCCATCCCGATGACGCCAGCAAATATGGCATCGTCCATGATGGCTATGCCCGCATCACCACCGACTACGGCCAGTGCATCCTGAAGGTCGTCGTCAGCGAGCGGCAGCAGCGGGGCGCGCTGTTCGTCCCGATCCATTGGAGTGCGATGAACGCCTCGCACGGCCGCGTTGGCGCGCTGGTCCAGTCGTTCACCGATCCGTTCTCGGGCCAGCCTGAATCGAAGGCGACGCCGGCCGCGATCGCGCCTTACGAATACGTCTTTCGCGGTTTCGCACTCTCGCGCAAGCAGCTCGACCTGCCGCCGAACCTGTTGTGGACCCGGGTCACGGTCGCCGGCGGCTTCGGCTATCTGTTCGCCGACAACGCCGATCTGTCGCGCTGGCCGGCCTGGCTCGGCGGCGTCGCCGGCGAGGACGTCGCCGAATACCGCGATTTCGGCGGCGGTATCTACCGCGCGGCTTCGTTCGTCGGCGATCGCATCGAGGCCTGCCTGTTCGTCGGCCCCGGGCATGACGCCGGCGATTGGGAGGTGGTCAGGAGCGCCTTCGCAGCGGATCACGTCACCGACGAGCAACGTCGCATGCTGCTGTCCGGTAAGTCGACCGAGGGTGCGGTTTCGACCGGGCCGATCGTGTGCGCCTGCTTCGGCGTCGGCCGCGGCACCATCTGCGACACCATCGCGAGCGGCGCGCGCACCGCGGCCGAGATCGGCGCCCAGCTAAAGGCCGGCACGAATTGCGGCTCCTGCATCCCCGAGCTGAAGCGGTTGATCGCGACGACGGAGGTGCCGGTGAAGCAGGTGAAGATCGCGGGCGCGGTGGGGTAGGCCGGAAGTCTCGTGCCCCGGACGCTGCGCAGCACGAAGTGATGCGCTGCAGAGCCGGGGCCCATCTCACAGCGGAGCGATTGGCCTTTCTGGGTCCCGGCTCTGCGCCGCAACGCCGGAGCGTTGCAGCGCGTCCGGGACACAGAGTGGCGTGGGTGGACACTCGAGCTCGTAACGGAGCTATGATCTTCGCCCAATCGACGGCCTCGTCGTTGTGCCTTATGCTCGGCATCCCGCCCCTAACAATCAAACAACAACAATGTACCTGGAAACGCCGCCGCGCCTGATCGAGACCAAGCTCTTCTCCGCCATGCCAGACAAGTTCCGCCGCAAGGGCGTGCGGACGGATTGGGCCGATGCCAACCGGCCGGGCATTGCCACCGACAGCTTCATCGAGGGGCCGTCCTTCGACAAGGACGGCCATCTCTACATCGTCGACATTCCCTTCGGCCGCATCTTCCGCATCGCGCCTGATGGCGAGTGGTCGCTCGTCATTGAATATGAGGGCTGGCCGAACGGGCTGAAGATCGCGCCTGACGGCCGCATCCTGGTCGCCGATTACATGCACGGCATCATGGAGCTCGATGCCGAAGCGGACCGCGTGAAGCCGATCCTGACTGCGCGCAATTCGGAATCGTTTCGCGGCTGCAACGACCTGCATCTCGCCTCCAACGGCGACATCTATTTCACCGATCAGGGCCAGACCGGTCTGCATGATCCGAGCGGCCGGGTCTATCGGCTGGCATCGAATGGCCGGCTCGACTGCCTGATCGATACCGGCATCAGCCCCAACGGCTTGGTGCTCGACCCGACCGAGACCGTGCTGTTCGTCGCGATGACGCGCGACAATGCGGTGTGGCGGCTGCCGTTCATGAAGGACGGCAGCGTGTCCAAGGTCGGTCGCTTCTGCTCTCTGTTCGGCACCAGCGGTCCCGACGGCATGACCATGGACGCCAAGGGCCGCTTGTTCGTCGGCCACGCCTCGCTCGGCCACGTCTTCGTGTTCGCGCCGAACGGCGAGCTGATCGCGCGGATCAAATCGTGTGCGGGACCGAATTGCACCAATGTCGCGATCGGTGGCGAAAGCAAGGATCGCCTCTACATCACGGAGTCGTCGACCGGCAGCGTGCTGGTGGCGGATATCGGCGGATTGAACTCCTGAGCTCGGCAGCTGGCTGAGCGCAGAGCGATCTCGGAGCGAACATGAGAACAAATCCCTTCGGCCGAACCGGCGCCAACGTTTCCGTCATCGGGCAGGGCACCTGGTATCTCGATCATGGCGATCGCAAGCGCGCGATTGCCGCGCTTCAGCGCGGGCTCGATCTCGGCATGACTCACATCGACACCGCCGAGATGTATGGCGATGCCGAGCTCGTGATTGCCGATGCCATCGCAGGCCGCCGCGACGAGGTGTTCCTCGTATCAAAAGTGCTGCCGAGCAACGCCTCGCGCCGCGGCACGATCACAGCCTGCGAGCGCTCACTGAAGCGGCTGAAGACCGATCGCCTCGATTGTTACCTCCTGCACTGGCGCGGGTCCTATCCGCTTGAGGACACCGTCGCTGCGTTCGAGGAACTGGTGAAATCAGGCAAGATCAAGTCCTGGGGCGTCTCCAATTTCGACGCCGGCGATCTCGGCGAGATTCTCGACGTGGCCGGCGAGGGCCGCATCGCCTGCAATCAGGTGCTCTATCATCTCAAGGAGCGCGCGATCGAACATGCTGTGATCCCCTGGTGCGAACGGCACGGCGTCGCCGTGGTTGCCTATTCGCCGTTCGGTCACGACGATTTTCCGGATGCGCGCAGCAAGGGCGGTGCGGTGCTCGGGCGCATCGCGGAGGCGCGTCGCGTGACGCCGCGCCAAGTCGCGCTGAGCTTCCTCACCCGTGCGACTACGGTGTTCGCGATCCCGAAGGCCTCATCGGCGGAACATGCCGGCGAGAATGCGGCTGCGGGCGATCTCGTGCTGACGAAAGACGAGATTTCGGCGCTCGATGCGGCGTTTCCACGCGGACCGAAGCCGCGCAGCCTGCCCATGCTGTAATGCACAAACGTCTATTATTAATGGAGTATTGACGCGCGCGGCGGCTCGCGCATATCGGCATCCTGTTTTCGGAAGTTGTGAACGCGGCGCAATTGTCGTTTTTTACGACTGTTCTCGATTCGCAATTTCCCGGGTTCCAGCCGTGACACCGCCGCCCGCTGCAGCCGCAAGGCTCGACAGTATTCCTATGCCCGTGCCGGAGAAGAAGCAGGAGGCTCGCCGCGCGCCTGCGCGCGTCGATCATCCCTTCAAAGGCATTGCATTGGTGCTGTTGTCGACGGTGTTCCTCGGCGTCTCCGACACCACCGCGAAATATCTGTCGACCAGCCTGCCCTCGATCGAGATCACCTGGATCCGCTTCGTTACCTTCGCGCTGATGTTCACGCCGGTGATGATGCCGGGCTCGCCGCTGCATGCGATGCGCACCGAGCGTCTTGGCCTGCAGCTGATGCGCGGCGTAGCACTGCTCGGCTCCTCGCTGTTCTTCATCACCGGGCTAAGCTTCCTGCCCATTGCCGAAGCCTCGGCCACCGGCTTCGTCTCGCCGCTGTTCGTCACCGCGCTGTCGATCATCTTCCTGAGCGAGAAGGTCGGCATGCGCCGCTGGATCGCCACCGCGATCGGACTGACCGGCGTGCTGATCATCCTGCGGCCGGGCACGAGCGCGTTCCATGCTGCCGCGTTCTTCCCGATTATCTCGGCGTTCTGCTGGGCCGCCGCGCTGATCCTGACGCGCATGATGAGCGGCCGCGAGGCCGTCCTCACCACCATGGCCTATTCGGCGCTGACGGGCGTTGCGATCCTTTCCGTGATGGTCCCGTTCGTGTGGGTCACGCCGAGCTGGAGCGCGATCGGACTCGGCATCGTGATCGGCGTCGCCTCCACCGTCGGCCAATGGATTATCGTGCTGGCTTATCGCTACGGCGATGCCTCGGTGCTGGCGCCGTTCTCCTACACGCAGCTGCTCTGGGTCAGCATCCTGGGCTTCTTCATCTTCGGTGAGGTGCCAGATCTCTGGACCATCGTCGGCGCGGCGTTCATCGTTGCGAGCGGTCTCTACATCGCACACCGCGAGCGGGTGCGCCGCGCCCAGCTCCTGGTGCTGGAAGAGCGTTCCCCGAACCCCTGACGCAAGTCTGCGCGTCCGCCTCGTGCTATCAATGGCTCCAACACCAGGGGAGGAGCCGGATGCGCGCTGCGATTTTCAGGAACGGTGAGATTGTCGTCGATCGGCTCGCGGAGCCGACGCCGGGTCCCGGCCAGGTTCTGGTCAAGACGCTCGCCTGCGGCATCTGCGGCTCCGATCTGCACGCGCGTCAGCACGCCCATCGCATGGTCGAGATGGCGCGGAAGGTCGGCCGCAAGCCGATGGACCTCGGCCGCGACGTCGTGTTCGGCCATGAGTTCTGCTGCGAGGTCGTCGACTATGGTCCTGGCACATCGCGCAAGCTCAAGCCGGGTACGCGCGTCTGCTCGCTGCCGGCTCTGGTGACGCCAGCTGGTATTGAAGGCATCGGCTATTCCAACGACAATATCGGCGGCTATGCCGAGGCCATGCTGCTGAGCGAAGCGCTGCTGCTCGAAGTGCCCAATGGTCTTGCGCCGGAACATGCTGCGCTCACCGAGCCGCTCGCGGTCGGCGTTCACGCCGTCGCCAAGGCAAACATTCGTGGCGGCGAGGTGCCGCTCGTGATCGGCTGCGGCCCGGTCGGGCTCGCAGTGATCGCGGCGCTGAAGCTCAAAGGGCTGCATCCGATCGTCGCCGCCGACTATTCGCCGACGCGGCGCGCGCTCGCCGCAAAGCTCGGCGCCGACATCGTGGTCGATCCCAGGGTATCGCAACCCTATGCGACCTGGGCCGAGCGCGCGCAGATGTCGGACGCCGAGAGAGCGGCGCGGCCGCCGTTCCAGGCCATGCTGCCGGCGCTGAAGCCTGCGATCATCTTCGAATGTGTCGGCGTGCCCGGCTTGCTGCAGCAGGTGTTCGAGGGTGCGCCGCGCGATGCGCGCATTGTCGTGGTCGGTGTCTGCATGGAGGCCGACAAGAGCGAGCCGATGCTGGGC
This genomic stretch from Bradyrhizobium daqingense harbors:
- a CDS encoding nitrate reductase, which encodes MTAIDPTLRATKTTCPYCGVGCGVLATPDGKGGAAIAGDPDHPANFGRLCSKGSALGETVGLEGRLLYPMIRCKGVLERVAWSDALDHVAHRMQHIVARDGADAVAFYLSGQLLTEDYYVANKLMKGFVGTANVDTNSRLCMSSSVAGHRRAFGADTVPGCYEDLDQADLLVFVGSNAAWCHPVLFQRMLKNRGERGARMIVIDPRRTDTADDVDLFLGLKPGTDTALFSGLFVHLADNGALDQDYIAQNTSGFDDALVRARSIAGSIGATALATGLSEQDVAAFFRMFRDTPRVVTLYSQGVNQSAQGTDKVNAILNCHLATGRIGKPGASPFSLTGQPNAMGGREVGGLANMLAAHMGFTPPDIDRVRRFWKAPRIATHEGLKAVQLFEAIHRGEVKALWVMGTNPAVSLPDADFVREALKKLELFVVSENVLSNDTVEAGPHVLLPALAWGEKSGTVTNSERRISRQRSFLPAPGEARPDWWILSETAKRLGFGDSFNYKSAAEIFREHASLSAFENDGSRDFDIGALTSLSDEAFDALKPVQWPVREGGEPGARFFAQGGFFTNDGKGRFVAPDVPALRGETGASRPLRLNTGRIRDQWHTMTRTGLSQRLGAHLPEPFVEIHPDDASKYGIVHDGYARITTDYGQCILKVVVSERQQRGALFVPIHWSAMNASHGRVGALVQSFTDPFSGQPESKATPAAIAPYEYVFRGFALSRKQLDLPPNLLWTRVTVAGGFGYLFADNADLSRWPAWLGGVAGEDVAEYRDFGGGIYRAASFVGDRIEACLFVGPGHDAGDWEVVRSAFAADHVTDEQRRMLLSGKSTEGAVSTGPIVCACFGVGRGTICDTIASGARTAAEIGAQLKAGTNCGSCIPELKRLIATTEVPVKQVKIAGAVG
- a CDS encoding SMP-30/gluconolactonase/LRE family protein is translated as MYLETPPRLIETKLFSAMPDKFRRKGVRTDWADANRPGIATDSFIEGPSFDKDGHLYIVDIPFGRIFRIAPDGEWSLVIEYEGWPNGLKIAPDGRILVADYMHGIMELDAEADRVKPILTARNSESFRGCNDLHLASNGDIYFTDQGQTGLHDPSGRVYRLASNGRLDCLIDTGISPNGLVLDPTETVLFVAMTRDNAVWRLPFMKDGSVSKVGRFCSLFGTSGPDGMTMDAKGRLFVGHASLGHVFVFAPNGELIARIKSCAGPNCTNVAIGGESKDRLYITESSTGSVLVADIGGLNS
- a CDS encoding aldo/keto reductase — protein: MRTNPFGRTGANVSVIGQGTWYLDHGDRKRAIAALQRGLDLGMTHIDTAEMYGDAELVIADAIAGRRDEVFLVSKVLPSNASRRGTITACERSLKRLKTDRLDCYLLHWRGSYPLEDTVAAFEELVKSGKIKSWGVSNFDAGDLGEILDVAGEGRIACNQVLYHLKERAIEHAVIPWCERHGVAVVAYSPFGHDDFPDARSKGGAVLGRIAEARRVTPRQVALSFLTRATTVFAIPKASSAEHAGENAAAGDLVLTKDEISALDAAFPRGPKPRSLPML
- a CDS encoding DMT family transporter, whose amino-acid sequence is MPVPEKKQEARRAPARVDHPFKGIALVLLSTVFLGVSDTTAKYLSTSLPSIEITWIRFVTFALMFTPVMMPGSPLHAMRTERLGLQLMRGVALLGSSLFFITGLSFLPIAEASATGFVSPLFVTALSIIFLSEKVGMRRWIATAIGLTGVLIILRPGTSAFHAAAFFPIISAFCWAAALILTRMMSGREAVLTTMAYSALTGVAILSVMVPFVWVTPSWSAIGLGIVIGVASTVGQWIIVLAYRYGDASVLAPFSYTQLLWVSILGFFIFGEVPDLWTIVGAAFIVASGLYIAHRERVRRAQLLVLEERSPNP
- a CDS encoding zinc-binding dehydrogenase; the protein is MRAAIFRNGEIVVDRLAEPTPGPGQVLVKTLACGICGSDLHARQHAHRMVEMARKVGRKPMDLGRDVVFGHEFCCEVVDYGPGTSRKLKPGTRVCSLPALVTPAGIEGIGYSNDNIGGYAEAMLLSEALLLEVPNGLAPEHAALTEPLAVGVHAVAKANIRGGEVPLVIGCGPVGLAVIAALKLKGLHPIVAADYSPTRRALAAKLGADIVVDPRVSQPYATWAERAQMSDAERAARPPFQAMLPALKPAIIFECVGVPGLLQQVFEGAPRDARIVVVGVCMEADKSEPMLGIMKELNVQYVLGYTPEEFAASLRLIAEGQVDAAAMVTAEVGLDGVARAFADLANPEAHTKIIVQPWR